One genomic segment of Fusobacterium sp. DD2 includes these proteins:
- a CDS encoding UDP-N-acetylmuramoyl-L-alanyl-D-glutamate--2,6-diaminopimelate ligase, with product MKDFLFGLEHEILKEGEPQEYTGLEYDSRKIKEGNIFVALEGSVVDGHNFIGQAVKNGAKCILVSKKIETEFPVTYILIKDLRKKLGVIASNFYDWPQNKLKIIGITGTNGKTTSTYLLESILGSKNTARIGTVEYKVGDEIIEASNTTPESLDIVKICKKAVEKNIPYLVMEVSSHALELGRVSMLKFDAVSFTNLTLDHLDYHKTMENYFQAKRKLFTMLKPGCEKNCVANIDDAYGKRLHDEFGGYSYSMKEEADITGKILEFHTDGELVEITANGETSKIKLAILGRYNFYNVLGVIGTALQLGIKEEDILDRIKDLKGAPGRFELINCKQDFIVVVDYAHTGDALENILNSINELKMGRVITVFGCGGDRDPRKRPVMGEIAVRLSDIAILTSDNPRTEDPHKIIEGVKKGMKGDNYIVEEDREKAIIKAIELARKNDIILVAGKGHETYQILGRHKIHFDDREYIRREIVRKRSRV from the coding sequence ATGAAAGATTTTTTATTTGGATTGGAACACGAAATTTTAAAAGAGGGAGAACCTCAAGAATATACTGGATTAGAGTATGATTCAAGAAAAATCAAGGAAGGAAACATTTTTGTTGCGTTAGAAGGAAGTGTCGTAGATGGACATAACTTCATTGGACAGGCAGTAAAAAATGGTGCTAAGTGCATTCTGGTTTCAAAAAAAATTGAGACTGAATTTCCAGTTACTTATATTTTAATTAAGGATTTAAGGAAAAAATTAGGGGTTATTGCGTCTAATTTTTATGATTGGCCTCAAAATAAGCTTAAAATAATTGGTATTACAGGAACTAACGGGAAAACTACTTCCACATATCTTTTGGAATCGATACTTGGAAGTAAAAATACCGCTAGAATAGGAACTGTAGAGTACAAAGTTGGAGATGAAATAATTGAAGCATCAAATACAACTCCAGAATCTTTGGATATAGTAAAAATATGTAAAAAGGCTGTGGAGAAAAATATTCCATATTTAGTTATGGAGGTAAGTTCTCATGCATTGGAGCTGGGTAGAGTTTCAATGCTTAAGTTTGATGCTGTTTCATTTACAAATCTTACTTTAGATCATTTAGATTATCATAAGACAATGGAAAACTACTTTCAAGCTAAAAGAAAGTTATTTACAATGCTTAAGCCTGGATGTGAGAAAAATTGTGTTGCTAATATCGATGATGCCTATGGTAAAAGACTTCATGATGAATTTGGAGGATACTCTTATTCAATGAAGGAAGAAGCAGACATTACTGGAAAGATTCTTGAATTCCATACTGATGGAGAATTAGTTGAAATCACTGCAAATGGTGAGACTTCAAAGATAAAACTTGCTATACTTGGTCGTTATAATTTCTATAACGTATTAGGTGTAATAGGAACAGCTCTTCAGCTTGGAATAAAAGAAGAAGATATATTAGATAGAATAAAAGATTTAAAAGGGGCTCCTGGAAGATTTGAACTTATCAATTGCAAACAGGATTTTATTGTTGTAGTTGACTATGCTCATACAGGAGATGCTCTTGAGAACATATTAAATAGTATAAATGAGTTGAAAATGGGAAGAGTTATCACAGTATTTGGCTGTGGTGGAGATAGAGACCCTAGAAAAAGACCTGTAATGGGAGAGATAGCTGTAAGACTAAGTGATATAGCTATACTTACTTCTGATAACCCTAGAACTGAAGATCCTCATAAAATAATAGAGGGAGTAAAAAAGGGAATGAAGGGTGACAACTATATAGTTGAAGAGGATAGAGAAAAAGCTATCATAAAGGCTATTGAACTTGCTCGTAAAAATGATATAATTTTAGTGGCAGGAAAAGGACATGAAACTTATCAGATCCTTGGAAGACATAAGATACATTTTGACGACAGAGAGTATATTAGACGTGAAATAGTCAGAAAAAGAAGTAGAGTATAA
- a CDS encoding uracil-DNA glycosylase, translating to MVNLGNDWDEVLKDEFSKDYYKKLRKLLVEEYKTQVIFPKMENIFSALKLTGYKDTKVLILGQDPYHGPNQAHGLAFSVSPEVRTPPSLLNMYKEIRDEYGYPIPNNGYLIPWAKQGVLLLNTSLTVRQGQPNSHSKIGWEVFTDNIIKHLNDREDPVIFVLWGNNARKKKSFITNKQHFILEAPHPSPLSASRGFFGCGHFKKINQILASIGKSEINWQISDL from the coding sequence ATGGTAAACTTAGGAAATGACTGGGATGAGGTACTTAAAGATGAATTTTCAAAGGATTATTATAAAAAACTTAGAAAATTATTAGTGGAAGAGTATAAAACTCAAGTCATTTTTCCCAAGATGGAGAATATTTTTTCAGCTTTGAAATTAACTGGATATAAAGATACAAAGGTGTTGATACTTGGTCAGGATCCATATCATGGACCTAATCAGGCACATGGGCTTGCTTTTTCAGTAAGTCCTGAGGTGAGAACTCCACCTTCACTTTTAAATATGTATAAAGAGATAAGAGATGAGTATGGTTATCCTATACCTAATAATGGATATCTTATCCCTTGGGCAAAACAGGGAGTACTTCTTTTAAATACTTCACTTACTGTTAGACAGGGACAACCAAACTCACATTCTAAAATAGGTTGGGAAGTTTTTACAGATAATATTATAAAACATTTAAATGATAGAGAAGATCCTGTAATATTTGTATTATGGGGAAATAATGCACGAAAGAAAAAGAGCTTCATTACCAATAAACAGCATTTTATTTTAGAAGCTCCACATCCAAGTCCACTATCAGCAAGCAGAGGATTTTTTGGTTGTGGTCACTTCAAAAAGATAAATCAAATATTAGCGTCAATTGGGAAATCAGAAATAAACTGGCAGATTTCAGACCTTTAG
- a CDS encoding TIGR03960 family B12-binding radical SAM protein: MRVNLDKYLLKVEKPAQYLGNEINSIHKDEYKARMCLFFPDIYEVGMSNLGIKLLYSLLNRVEGFSLERGFAPMEDMEQIMRENNIPMFSLESKIPLKEFDVVGFSLSYEMCYPNVLNALDLAGIPVRSEDRGEDDPLIMAGGTCMVNPVPMEKFLDYIVIGDGEEVMVDIAKALIENRDKSRKEKLAIIGEFDGVYVPSIHKGKKKIKRAIVADLNKTEYYADQLVPYISIVHDRATVEIQRGCSRGCRFCQAGIVYRPVRERSLEKNLELISKMIKNTGYEEISLSSLSSSDYSEIDDLIKGVKSNVKHRNLGISLPSLRMNTHSVEVAEDISGGKRTGFTFAPEAGSQRLRDVINKGVNESDVLETAEAAVRGGWETLKFYFMIGLPFETDEDVRGIYELAKKVVDICRPINKRLNVNVSVSNFVPKPHTPFQWAEQMDFEEMKRKHAMLRELFHKQKSLNLKIHDTKKSYLEGCISRGDEKTGDLIELAWKKGAKLDDYKDNFHIWKHAMEELGIEENQYLKARDIDSELPWDIVDIGVDKEFLKKELKKAELATLTPQCREACSACGMRKRFPNCMVISKEN; the protein is encoded by the coding sequence ATGAGAGTAAATTTAGATAAATATTTGCTAAAGGTTGAAAAACCTGCACAATACCTGGGAAATGAGATAAACAGTATACACAAAGATGAGTATAAAGCTAGAATGTGTCTTTTCTTCCCTGATATATATGAAGTTGGAATGTCAAATCTTGGAATCAAACTTCTATACAGCTTATTAAATAGAGTGGAAGGATTTTCTTTAGAGAGAGGATTTGCACCAATGGAAGATATGGAACAGATAATGAGAGAAAATAACATCCCTATGTTTTCACTTGAAAGCAAAATTCCGTTAAAAGAATTTGATGTAGTAGGATTTTCACTTTCTTATGAGATGTGCTATCCTAATGTTTTAAATGCTTTAGATCTTGCAGGAATACCAGTGAGAAGTGAAGATAGAGGAGAGGATGACCCTCTTATTATGGCTGGAGGAACTTGTATGGTAAATCCAGTGCCAATGGAAAAATTCCTTGACTATATTGTAATAGGAGATGGAGAAGAGGTAATGGTAGATATTGCCAAAGCCTTAATTGAAAATAGAGATAAGAGCAGAAAAGAAAAACTTGCTATAATTGGAGAATTTGATGGTGTATATGTGCCTTCAATTCACAAAGGAAAGAAAAAAATAAAAAGAGCTATTGTAGCTGATCTTAATAAAACAGAATACTATGCAGACCAGCTTGTACCATATATAAGTATAGTTCATGATAGAGCAACTGTTGAGATCCAAAGAGGATGCTCAAGAGGATGTAGATTCTGTCAGGCAGGAATAGTATATAGACCTGTAAGAGAAAGAAGTCTGGAAAAGAACCTTGAACTTATTTCGAAGATGATAAAAAATACAGGATATGAAGAGATATCTCTATCATCTCTATCAAGTAGTGACTATAGTGAGATAGATGACCTTATCAAAGGTGTAAAAAGCAATGTAAAACATAGAAATCTAGGTATTTCACTTCCATCTCTTAGAATGAATACACACTCTGTAGAGGTAGCTGAAGATATAAGTGGTGGAAAAAGAACTGGATTTACATTTGCTCCAGAAGCAGGTTCTCAAAGACTTAGAGATGTAATAAACAAAGGAGTAAATGAAAGTGATGTCCTTGAAACTGCAGAAGCAGCAGTAAGAGGAGGATGGGAAACACTTAAATTCTACTTTATGATAGGACTTCCATTTGAAACAGATGAAGATGTAAGAGGTATATATGAACTTGCTAAAAAAGTAGTGGATATATGCAGACCTATAAACAAAAGACTTAATGTAAATGTAAGTGTATCTAACTTCGTTCCAAAACCTCATACTCCATTCCAATGGGCTGAGCAGATGGATTTTGAAGAGATGAAGAGAAAACATGCAATGTTAAGAGAACTTTTCCACAAACAGAAGAGCTTAAATCTTAAAATACATGATACTAAAAAATCTTATCTTGAAGGATGTATCTCAAGAGGAGATGAAAAAACAGGAGATTTAATCGAACTTGCTTGGAAAAAAGGAGCAAAATTAGATGACTATAAAGATAACTTCCATATTTGGAAACATGCTATGGAAGAGTTGGGAATAGAGGAAAATCAATATCTGAAAGCAAGGGATATAGATAGTGAACTTCCATGGGATATTGTAGATATCGGTGTGGATAAAGAGTTCCTGAAAAAAGAACTTAAAAAAGCAGAACTTGCTACCTTAACACCACAATGTAGAGAAGCGTGTTCAGCATGTGGAATGAGAAAAAGATTCCCAAATTGTATGGTAATATCAAAAGAAAATTAG
- a CDS encoding HD domain-containing protein, which yields MIVARIKQGLRFIFGRYKKENDKEVRKILSASEFEIFQKMSEYEKIHSFRLYKMVCSDDILGGKDIYKKLALLHDCGKESPGLIRRMKKVLIGDKTLEDHSYKSYEKLKDVNLEVAKLAKIHHTKTDDILMERFQNLDDK from the coding sequence ATGATTGTAGCCAGGATTAAACAGGGATTACGTTTTATTTTTGGAAGATATAAAAAAGAGAATGATAAAGAAGTAAGAAAGATATTGTCAGCCAGTGAGTTTGAGATATTTCAGAAGATGAGTGAATATGAAAAAATTCACTCTTTTAGATTATACAAAATGGTATGTAGTGATGATATTTTAGGTGGTAAGGATATCTATAAAAAGCTTGCCTTGCTTCATGATTGTGGAAAAGAGTCTCCAGGGTTGATTAGAAGAATGAAAAAAGTCCTGATTGGAGATAAAACTTTAGAAGACCACAGTTATAAATCATATGAAAAACTTAAAGATGTAAATTTGGAAGTTGCCAAACTTGCTAAAATTCATCATACCAAAACAGATGATATATTAATGGAAAGATTTCAAAATCTTGATGATAAATAG
- a CDS encoding KH domain-containing protein, which yields MDIRTIEKSKKTGYMFYITYDGTKFQAFDEMKDKTTVKGTFRNIMEELGFSWAKGIQQAGRTDAKVSANENILYVSSNFMGNIEKIKDRFNENSANMKITMVKKTFPNLAFPELIAGREYIYRYPQKKIKRTEEEIVKICEDLSGKYDVSEFTDKKGLELKEHIREVEISYKNGKLFFAGDSFMPKQVRIMSGYILTGEKVPLEGKYLTLNKIKLSTELQNMIFEDMDSVDIQGVERVEKTSDGALYIFYVEKSKKGEVIGKNGKNIKALKKIYGNIVVREL from the coding sequence ATGGATATAAGAACCATAGAAAAAAGCAAAAAAACAGGTTATATGTTTTACATAACATATGATGGAACTAAGTTTCAGGCTTTTGATGAAATGAAAGATAAAACTACTGTAAAAGGGACTTTTAGAAACATAATGGAGGAGCTTGGATTCTCATGGGCAAAGGGAATACAACAGGCAGGGCGTACAGATGCTAAGGTAAGTGCCAATGAAAACATCCTTTATGTGAGCAGTAATTTTATGGGAAATATAGAGAAGATAAAAGATAGATTTAATGAAAATTCTGCAAATATGAAGATTACCATGGTGAAAAAAACTTTTCCAAATCTTGCATTTCCAGAGCTTATTGCAGGTAGAGAATATATTTATAGATACCCTCAGAAAAAGATAAAAAGAACCGAGGAAGAGATTGTAAAAATCTGTGAAGATCTAAGTGGAAAATATGATGTAAGTGAGTTTACAGATAAAAAAGGCTTAGAGCTTAAGGAGCATATAAGAGAGGTAGAGATAAGTTATAAAAATGGGAAACTTTTCTTTGCTGGAGATTCTTTTATGCCAAAACAGGTAAGAATAATGTCAGGATATATACTTACAGGAGAAAAGGTACCTCTTGAGGGAAAATACCTTACTCTTAATAAGATAAAACTTTCAACTGAACTTCAAAATATGATATTTGAAGATATGGATAGTGTTGATATTCAAGGTGTTGAAAGAGTGGAAAAAACTTCAGATGGTGCTCTTTATATATTTTATGTAGAAAAGAGTAAAAAAGGGGAAGTTATTGGAAAAAACGGTAAGAATATAAAGGCACTAAAGAAAATATATGGAAATATAGTAGTGAGAGAGTTATGA
- a CDS encoding toxin-antitoxin system YwqK family antitoxin: MKKLAILLLAIASCSLVYGEEFKEVAPLEERIMINAQIKPNAVKKVEPKPLMNSAAKIENKQVIGSSENIAKKAEEKTTVMTKDKIDGRVIDLAQKRVIGGVVYANDETTPYTGTFALFLGDFIEYAETFVNGVLDGPKTWYSQNGNIVLQEYYKNNKIEGEQKAYYENGAIKSIVEYKNSKVMGITAYGKDGKILHHDDFKDGNGKWKYYWENGHVLEEGQYKNWVKDGVWKKYRENGELDTVIEYKNGRPVEESWN, translated from the coding sequence GTGAAAAAATTAGCAATATTATTATTGGCTATTGCTAGTTGTTCTTTAGTATATGGAGAGGAATTTAAAGAGGTAGCTCCATTAGAAGAAAGAATAATGATCAATGCACAGATTAAACCAAATGCAGTAAAAAAAGTTGAGCCAAAACCTCTTATGAATAGTGCTGCAAAAATAGAAAACAAACAGGTAATTGGAAGTAGTGAAAATATAGCAAAAAAAGCAGAAGAGAAGACTACTGTTATGACAAAGGATAAAATAGATGGAAGGGTAATTGACCTTGCTCAAAAAAGAGTTATAGGAGGAGTGGTTTATGCAAATGATGAAACAACTCCATACACAGGGACTTTTGCACTTTTCCTTGGAGATTTTATAGAATACGCTGAAACTTTTGTAAATGGTGTATTAGATGGACCAAAAACATGGTATTCTCAAAATGGAAATATTGTTCTTCAGGAGTATTATAAAAATAATAAGATTGAAGGAGAACAAAAGGCTTACTATGAAAATGGAGCTATAAAGTCCATAGTTGAGTATAAAAATAGTAAAGTTATGGGAATAACTGCCTATGGAAAAGATGGAAAAATACTTCATCATGATGATTTTAAAGATGGTAATGGAAAATGGAAATATTACTGGGAAAATGGTCATGTTCTTGAAGAGGGACAGTATAAAAACTGGGTAAAAGATGGAGTATGGAAAAAATATAGAGAAAATGGAGAACTTGATACTGTAATTGAGTATAAAAATGGAAGACCAGTGGAAGAAAGTTGGAACTAA
- the guaB gene encoding IMP dehydrogenase, which yields MNGKILKEAITFDDVLLVPAKSDVLPNQVSLKTRLTKDITLNIPIVSAAMDTVTESDLAIALARQGGIGFIHKNMSIEDQAAEVDRVKRIESGMIRNPVTLTADCTVGYAESLMRRYKISGLPVIEEDGKLIGIVTNRDIKYHKDMEQLVGEIMTKENLITAPVGTTLEDAKEILLANRIEKLPIADENGYLKGLITIKDIDNLAEYPNACKDAHGTLRVGAAVGIGPDTLQRVDALVKAGVDIITVDSAHGHSAGVIKVIKEIRAAYPDLNLVGGNIVTAEAALDLIDAGVDAVKVGIGPGSICTTRVVAGVGVPQLTAVNDVYQVCKDKGIGVIADGGIKLSGDIVKALAAGGDCVMLGGLLAGTKEAPGEEIILEGKRFKLYVGMGSIAAMKRGSKDRYFQNDAQKLVPEGIEGRISYKGSLKDVVFQLCGGIRAGMGYCGTPTIEDLKVNGKFIKITGAGLRESHPHDITITKEAPNYSK from the coding sequence ATGAACGGAAAAATTTTAAAAGAAGCTATTACATTTGATGATGTACTTCTAGTTCCAGCAAAATCAGACGTTTTACCTAATCAAGTAAGCCTAAAAACAAGACTTACAAAAGATATTACTTTAAACATACCTATTGTCAGTGCTGCTATGGACACTGTAACAGAATCTGATCTAGCTATTGCACTTGCTAGACAAGGTGGTATAGGATTTATACATAAGAATATGAGTATTGAAGATCAGGCTGCGGAAGTTGACAGAGTAAAGAGAATTGAAAGTGGAATGATTAGAAATCCAGTTACTCTAACAGCAGATTGTACTGTTGGTTATGCAGAAAGTTTAATGAGAAGATATAAAATATCAGGACTTCCAGTAATTGAAGAAGATGGAAAATTAATTGGTATTGTAACAAACAGAGATATTAAATATCATAAAGATATGGAACAATTGGTTGGAGAGATAATGACTAAAGAAAATCTTATCACTGCTCCAGTTGGAACTACTTTAGAAGATGCAAAAGAAATATTACTTGCAAATAGAATTGAAAAACTACCTATAGCTGATGAAAATGGATATTTAAAAGGATTAATTACAATAAAAGATATAGATAACTTAGCAGAATATCCAAATGCATGTAAAGATGCTCATGGAACTCTAAGAGTAGGAGCTGCAGTAGGAATTGGACCAGATACTTTACAAAGAGTAGATGCTCTAGTAAAAGCTGGTGTAGATATTATAACTGTTGACTCAGCTCACGGACATTCAGCAGGAGTTATAAAAGTAATAAAAGAGATAAGAGCTGCTTATCCAGATTTAAACCTTGTTGGAGGAAATATAGTAACTGCAGAAGCTGCACTTGATTTAATCGATGCAGGAGTAGACGCAGTAAAAGTAGGAATTGGACCTGGTTCAATCTGTACAACAAGAGTTGTAGCAGGAGTTGGAGTACCTCAACTTACTGCTGTAAATGATGTATATCAAGTATGTAAAGATAAAGGTATAGGAGTAATTGCTGATGGTGGTATCAAACTATCAGGAGATATAGTAAAAGCTCTAGCAGCAGGAGGAGACTGTGTAATGCTTGGAGGACTTCTTGCAGGAACTAAAGAAGCTCCAGGAGAAGAGATTATACTTGAAGGAAAAAGATTCAAACTTTATGTGGGAATGGGATCAATTGCTGCAATGAAGAGAGGATCTAAAGATAGATACTTCCAAAATGATGCTCAAAAACTTGTTCCAGAAGGAATAGAAGGACGTATCTCTTATAAAGGAAGTTTAAAAGATGTTGTATTCCAACTTTGCGGAGGAATAAGAGCAGGTATGGGATATTGTGGAACACCTACAATTGAGGATTTAAAAGTTAATGGTAAGTTCATAAAGATAACAGGTGCAGGATTAAGAGAAAGCCATCCTCATGATATAACTATTACAAAGGAAGCACCTAACTACTCTAAATAA
- a CDS encoding mechanosensitive ion channel domain-containing protein, producing MLNLMTADFIAKLANYLPGIIGRIIAVIVVLIIWPKLSKLILHTYKSILKKKNVDPLLESFTTSIVTTLLYIVLFFIIIGIAGIKATSLITVLGTAGLAVGLALQGSLSNLAGGVLILFFKPFVKDEYIVSGSVEGTVDKIQILYTTLVTPDNRMVVVPNSQLANNSIINVSRNPTRRLDLMFSVSYDTPIDKVKKLLNEIASNHPAVIKEKPFNIRLSVQNASSLDFIFRVWVKKEDYWTTKFDFMEIVKEEFDKNNIEIPYQKIDIYSK from the coding sequence ATGTTAAATTTAATGACAGCAGATTTTATTGCAAAATTAGCTAACTATTTACCTGGAATAATTGGTAGAATAATAGCAGTGATAGTTGTACTTATTATCTGGCCAAAATTATCAAAGCTTATTTTGCACACATACAAATCAATTTTAAAGAAGAAGAATGTGGATCCACTTTTAGAAAGTTTCACAACTTCAATTGTTACAACATTACTATATATAGTATTGTTTTTTATCATAATAGGAATAGCAGGAATTAAAGCTACATCTTTAATTACAGTATTAGGTACTGCAGGTTTAGCTGTTGGTTTAGCACTTCAAGGAAGTTTGTCTAATCTGGCAGGAGGGGTATTAATCCTTTTCTTCAAACCATTTGTTAAAGATGAGTATATTGTAAGTGGAAGTGTAGAGGGAACTGTTGATAAGATTCAGATTCTATATACAACACTTGTAACACCTGACAATAGAATGGTAGTAGTACCAAACAGTCAGCTTGCTAATAACTCTATTATTAACGTATCTAGAAATCCAACAAGAAGACTGGACCTTATGTTTTCAGTATCTTATGATACACCAATAGATAAAGTTAAGAAATTATTAAATGAAATTGCATCAAATCATCCAGCAGTTATAAAAGAGAAACCATTTAATATAAGATTAAGTGTTCAGAATGCAAGTTCACTTGATTTCATATTCAGAGTTTGGGTTAAAAAGGAAGATTACTGGACTACAAAATTTGATTTTATGGAAATCGTAAAAGAAGAGTTCGATAAGAACAACATTGAAATTCCATATCAAAAAATTGACATATATTCTAAATAA
- a CDS encoding DUF1847 domain-containing protein, with the protein MYTCDSCTKISCKKGDLDNLPSNCPCRETEKIENIKELYHDPEDMKIAHNSALVEAEGYCQLTRIQEIILFAKKCEYKKIGLAFCVGLIKEAKIFADILRHHGFEIESIICKNGAIPKAEINISRDEQVRPYCEFEGMCNPIGQAKLLNDKNTDLNIILGLCVGHDSLFIKYSKAPVTVFAVKDRVLGHNPMAALYTAHSYYNKKLYD; encoded by the coding sequence ATGTATACTTGCGATTCTTGTACCAAAATATCTTGTAAAAAAGGGGACCTTGATAACTTACCATCAAACTGTCCGTGTAGAGAAACTGAAAAAATAGAAAATATAAAAGAACTTTACCATGATCCAGAAGATATGAAAATAGCACATAACTCTGCTCTTGTTGAAGCTGAAGGTTACTGTCAACTAACAAGAATACAGGAAATTATACTATTTGCTAAAAAATGTGAATATAAAAAAATAGGACTTGCTTTCTGTGTTGGTTTGATAAAAGAGGCTAAAATATTTGCTGATATCTTACGTCACCATGGCTTTGAAATTGAATCAATTATCTGTAAAAATGGTGCTATTCCAAAAGCTGAAATCAATATTTCAAGAGATGAACAGGTTCGTCCATATTGTGAATTTGAAGGAATGTGTAATCCAATAGGACAGGCAAAACTTTTAAATGATAAAAATACTGACCTGAATATTATTTTAGGTCTTTGTGTTGGCCATGATTCTCTATTTATTAAATATTCTAAAGCACCTGTTACAGTTTTTGCTGTTAAAGACAGAGTATTAGGACATAATCCAATGGCTGCACTATATACTGCTCACTCTTACTACAACAAAAAATTATATGATTAA
- a CDS encoding DUF1653 domain-containing protein, with product MEMEIKENSLWINKKNGNQYQVVKEAIDCTNERDGLIVVVYTAEKAPGKLFVREKNEFLVKFLSKK from the coding sequence ATGGAAATGGAAATAAAAGAAAATTCTTTATGGATAAATAAGAAAAATGGAAATCAATATCAGGTTGTAAAAGAAGCTATTGATTGTACTAACGAAAGAGATGGATTGATAGTGGTAGTTTATACTGCTGAAAAAGCACCTGGAAAACTTTTTGTAAGAGAAAAAAATGAATTTTTGGTAAAATTTCTTTCGAAAAAATAG
- a CDS encoding leucyl aminopeptidase, whose amino-acid sequence MNFKCVKKIDGQYDKIVIFTDSTKLVLPDYFSKESQKNIKTLISKEEFLPEESKKVELNLVDGDSVINLIISWLGDPKKLDAKNLREHIYDTLKNITGKVLVAFEDPEFDNPGVIAEVVEHINYKFDKYLSKKKDKFLQVEYLTEKRVPKLLEGYELAKISNIVKDLINEQSEVMTPHALAMKAQELGKEFGFEVEILDEHNAYDLGMHSYLSVARAAHHRPYVIVMRYFGDEKHEYKYGLVGKGLTYDTGGLSLKPTASMLGMKEDMGGAATMIGAMCSVAKMKLKKNVVCVVAACENSIGPNAYRPGDIVNTMNGKTVEVTNTDAEGRLTLIDALTYIIRNEKVDEVIDAATLTGAIMVALGEDVTGVFSNDDKAAKKLIKASENWNEFFWQMPMFDSFKRYLKSDIADLQNTGSRFGGSVNAAKFLEEFVEGKRWIHLDIAGTVFSHNSGNPYYEKGPTGQVFRTIYSYIKD is encoded by the coding sequence ATGAATTTTAAATGTGTAAAGAAAATTGATGGTCAATATGATAAAATTGTTATTTTTACTGATTCTACCAAATTAGTTCTTCCAGATTATTTCAGTAAAGAGAGTCAAAAAAATATAAAAACTTTAATATCTAAGGAGGAATTCCTGCCAGAAGAGAGTAAAAAGGTTGAACTTAACTTAGTTGATGGGGACTCTGTTATTAACCTTATTATATCTTGGCTTGGAGATCCTAAAAAACTTGATGCTAAAAATTTAAGAGAGCATATCTATGATACTCTTAAAAATATAACTGGTAAGGTTCTTGTAGCTTTTGAAGACCCAGAATTTGATAACCCTGGGGTAATAGCTGAAGTAGTAGAACATATAAACTACAAATTTGATAAATATCTTTCTAAGAAAAAGGATAAATTTTTACAGGTTGAATATCTTACTGAAAAAAGAGTTCCAAAACTTCTAGAAGGGTATGAGCTTGCTAAAATATCAAATATAGTAAAAGACTTGATAAATGAGCAGTCAGAAGTTATGACTCCTCATGCTCTTGCTATGAAAGCTCAGGAATTAGGTAAAGAGTTTGGATTTGAAGTTGAAATTTTAGATGAACACAACGCTTATGATCTTGGAATGCACTCATATCTTTCTGTTGCCAGAGCTGCTCATCACAGACCTTATGTAATTGTTATGAGATACTTCGGAGATGAAAAACATGAATATAAATATGGTCTTGTAGGAAAAGGACTTACTTATGATACTGGAGGACTTTCACTTAAACCAACAGCAAGTATGCTTGGAATGAAAGAAGATATGGGTGGAGCTGCTACTATGATAGGAGCAATGTGCTCTGTTGCTAAGATGAAACTTAAGAAAAATGTAGTGTGTGTAGTTGCTGCATGTGAAAACTCAATAGGTCCAAATGCCTATAGACCTGGAGATATTGTAAATACAATGAATGGTAAAACAGTGGAAGTTACAAATACTGATGCTGAAGGAAGACTTACTCTGATTGATGCTCTTACATATATTATTAGAAATGAAAAAGTAGATGAAGTAATAGATGCTGCTACTCTTACTGGTGCAATTATGGTGGCACTTGGAGAGGATGTAACTGGAGTCTTTTCAAATGATGATAAAGCTGCCAAAAAACTTATTAAAGCTAGTGAAAACTGGAATGAATTTTTCTGGCAAATGCCTATGTTTGACTCATTTAAAAGATATCTTAAATCTGATATTGCAGATCTTCAAAATACCGGTTCAAGATTTGGTGGTTCTGTAAATGCAGCGAAATTCTTAGAAGAGTTTGTTGAAGGAAAAAGATGGATTCACCTGGATATAGCTGGAACAGTATTTTCTCACAACAGTGGAAACCCTTACTATGAAAAAGGGCCTACTGGACAGGTATTTAGAACAATCTATTCTTATATTAAAGATTAA